From Arachis hypogaea cultivar Tifrunner chromosome 3, arahy.Tifrunner.gnm2.J5K5, whole genome shotgun sequence:
TATCTCAAAGTCAAAAGCATTTGATGACTATAAAACGGTCTTGAAGTCAAAATCAATGTGTTGGAGTTGAAGTTAATTTTATCATCAAGTAAAGTAAATAATGTCTtactttaatttgatataatcaACTATATGtgttgaaaacttgaaattaATTATTATCCTTTACTACAAGTGTCGATCCGTTTAGACACGATGATTGacattttcatatatattttttacaggaattttattttattttatttaaataagatgtATCAAGTACAAACATTAACATGTACTTGCTAGTTGCTATATTATTAATGACAGTAATTATTCATTTTTCCTATTACGTTCGAATTATTACTATACTATATAATCTATAATCTGATCTGTCGTTGACTTTTGACTCAAAGTTGATTTGTATCAATTTGACAATGAGTATAGGGACGACCCTAAAATagtcaccaaacaaaatacagaCCCTAAAATTAAATATACTCATTTATGAGTATATATATAGGAGAGGATGTGTAGACTTTTAATCTATATATTCATTTAATGATTAAGctaattattgaaaataattgaGATTGTACATtagttgtttctttcttcttccctctctcCCCCCCCTCTCTGAAATTAGCAGAATACTCAATAATTATAACTTGGAAttactactactattattattattattattattattattattaatttattattattattattattattattattattattattattattattattattattattattattattattattattattatcgaagTAGCATGTACTTAAATACGTATATAAAATAATGTCTAtacttatgttaaaaaaaaaagcaaagataCATTTTCCTTCAAATTGTAAGAATGAGTTTTTAGGTACAAGCGAAGTAGTTGGGAACAGAAATATCAAGCCCTTCAATTTGATCTTATTTATTTGTTGAACGTGCACATGCATGTACACGTATGTATGTATTAATACATAATCACAATTTCCATGTGACACAAAAGTTTATTGCCACAAGTTgagttcttttgcttttttttttaataaaaatatatctaattaAAGTAGAATTACAGAAGAGCCAATATTAGTTATTTCATAATCGCAACAACTTGAATTAATCGAATGGTTAGCTTATTTATTGGCATAAATAAGTGTCGGGATTTGAATTCCGCTTTGTACATGCAGCAATCCATTGGCCAGCAACAAACTCttaaatgaaacttctattcgcGACAGATTAGTCATTGACCTGTCGGGTTGAAAAATACCGTGGACAACCAAAAAAAGTTATTTCATAACCTAATTAATATTCTCTAATCAGGAAAAGATGAAATAATATTTGCTGAAAATGTTGGTAATTGGTTTCTATTTTCTAGACATGAACAAATTAAGCGAGTGAGTTTGTCTCAAGTAACAATCCAATTCAAAAACATATATAAATTTGTGAAGCTGCTCTTAATAAGCATAGTTTAATTCGTTCAATGTCTTGCCACAATTGCACAGACAAATTACAGTCTAATAAACATACTCTATCTAGATATAATCATTATACTGATAACATCCTCTAAATAGGTAGTTAGAAACACATGAGTTATGAGAGGTTAATgtcatatttataaataataaaaaacggTGTCAcatttgataaaatataaaactaacgaATTTTATacgaattaattttaaaataaattttttccttTGGAATTCTGCTAATTTACTTTTATATACATCCATCATCCAACTTCAGAATTCTGTCAAGTTGTTgttgttatattatattattattattattattattattattattattattattattattattattattattattattattattattattattattattattattattattattattattattattattatctacaaacatttaaaaaagtatataaaGGCATCTAATTTGGTTCCATTGAAAATTAAATATGATAAAATGGCAGGATCTAGTAACAAATCTATATAAAAACAAGACACCTAAAAAAACCTATATAAAAACAGTTCCCCATTTTCTATCATTAATTATTTCTCATGGCAATAAGCTCAACAACATGAGTTGTTCAGATTTATATATTTTCCAAAACAACACATGATGATTTAGTAATGCAAATAGTACTAATGTCAAAATGGATAATAGATATTAGGTTAGGTTAGAAGTCATTGTTTACAAAACCATGCACATGACCACACACATGTCATGCCCCAAAAACCAATAATGCTTATTTGCATTATGTAGTAACTTCTCATCATCTCTTCCTTGCTACCAACTTGACCTCATAAAAAATAAGACCAATAAAAGGCATATGcaatttattatcataaaaaagATACCTAGACATAAGTGTGAAAATTACAAGACCTTACATTAATGTTATAAATTAGGATAGTAAATCTAGTAACACGTCATTTATATGCACAAATATATGGTTGTGCAAGCAAGGTAGTTTTATACAACTGGCATGCACATgggatcaaaattaaaaataaaaaagagttgaaaatagtGAGATTTTCAGATTCAGATTTGAGGAAAGGACAGATGGTGCACAAGTAAACAATAAACATAATTCTGAGATGGGAAGCATGCTGTGTTGCATTATTTTGTTTCAGATTTTGATGAGCCTCTCTTATCTTCTTGAAACTCTTTTCAACAATCCTAAATTAATATTCCccctttttttaatttcttttttcttttgcagcAGTTTCTTCATTAACAAGCTGCCAAAAGATTTTACCACATCCATTCCACATGTCAAACCTTCTTGTTATATTCCTTTTGCTTATATCAATATACACCTACTTGGATTTTTGTACATTCTTGCACTTCTTGATtttcttctattatttattttttcaatattatTTTGGATAAACTTAGCCGATCAAATTTTCATTGTTAAATGTGGGACCATAACAGCTAAGGTGTAACAATGACACTTTTTCTTTCCAATTTGACTGTGAAACTACTTTAATATAAAAACATTGATATTCGGCTATTCATTTGAGATTGAGTAAATTTGAACCAAAAATTCTGATTTAAGTAAcacttcaagtttttttttttttttgaattaatcaaGAAAATCTTGCTGATGACTGActtgtatatgtatgtaaatGTTACTCAGGTCGTTAGCTTTTTAAACAAATACAAATTATACACAAATTTTGTAATGTAAAATAATTAGAACTTAAACAATGATAGATGCATGAATTCTCAAAGAAACGATCTTATAAATacagatattaatattaaatttgaaatgcTAATCTTGTTTATACTGGAGTGTGTTTATAACATACATAAAAGAATCACATTGACGctatttaaaatttcaatataTGGAGAAAGTAAAACAAGTACTAGTTTATTTTTGggaaaaaatatttctttaatcATATGATCTATGATCATAATCCTGTGAGAAACATTATGGGAATATATTAAGTGTGGAAAACTCCACCCACTCAAATTTAATCTACCATTAGATGAGGTGTGAATGTCTGTTTTAATGATATCACTTgtctcaaaaatttaaatagataaaaaaaatacataaatggtTATATTTCTAACACATCCCCTCAAATAAAAATCTCTTTTGAGTATGCTGAAATTCTTTCGTTTCAGATAAATAATAATCGAATTCTATACTTTTTGGTCATAAAAACTATGGTAATATGTTATGAAACTACTTATTCTAAAAGCTTAATCTGACAGGAGAGTATTCATTAATAGTTATATACTTATATCTCTTTACACACAACTTCGGAATAATGACTAGAGGAATAAACAAAACATTTTGATCAGACATTCAGATTGTGCAAGAGTAACAGAGGTGAGTTTGGAAATCATATCATATACCACGAATTGTGGGAGTGAGTAATGGGATGTGAAAGAGAGATTAGCAAATATACACATCAATCATCAtcataagagacatgaaagttgGTGGTGCAGCCAGAAGCCTCAGGGTCCTCAGCCCCACAGCAGTCATAGAATTTGGCAGCATATGGTGGATCATTGGGTCCCAATTCATAGTATCTTCATAAGTAAGAAACAACAAACTAATTGACCATTTTACATAGCATGCATCATATGAACCCAAATTTCAGCTAAATGAACAAAAGAACTTTCAAGTTTATTAGCCTGATAAGGTGAAGCTTAGCTAACCCTAAGATCAAGCCAGGTCAACATTTACCTAAACTTGTATTAGCAATGATCCCAAATGTGAAATATAATTGCATGGCTTGACACAATCATATTCCTAGaaatagaaaaaacaagcagCAGGGTGTGTATCCACTCTTGAAACCAAGGAACAACAAAAACCATGTAATACATGGATACACATCCAAATCCGAAGTCCGAACCGAGTTTGCTCGGTTTAGCTCGGGTTAACCCAATGGACCGAACCAATCTTGCCTGAATGGGTTGGATTGGTTCGGATCATCGGATTATCCAACAACCCGGGTATTCTTGAACAGCCCTATCTATAATCTACTACTCCTATATGCTATAGGTCTATAGCTTTGCATGCATAAAATTGGCTCTTATGCTTTAAGGCCTTAACATGAACTAAATCACTCACATAGAAACATTGTCATGAATGCCATGCTCCATAATTGGGACAAAACACAAATACAAAGACAAAGACACACCACATACAAAAATGTTGTACAAATGTCTTGTCTCGACTACTAAACACAACACAGAAAAATGGTGATTGGCTATATAGCATATGAAATTCTAGCAAGTAGAGTAAGCAGAAGAAGTGTGTTTTGCAAATAACTAAGAATTGAAGGTCAtgtccaacaaaaaaaaataataattgaaggtAGTTAGGGGAAATTTGAGGCAATAATGGGGAAATGAATGAAAGACCTTAAAGAATTAGAGGTatgaaaatggaaggaaaaaggGGGTACCTTTTCTGGTCGTCGTGACGGCGACAGACGAAGAAAGAAGGGTGGAAGCGGCAAGAAGAAGAGGTGTTGGAAGATGGATCATAAGTTTCCTTGCATCTCTTGCATATCTTCCATGATTCCTTCTTCtccattctctctctttctcggaTCCAAACCCTAAATTAATATCTTCACTTCGCTTTTAGGCAACTAGCATGCATCCCCACTTTGCCTTATGTC
This genomic window contains:
- the LOC112789324 gene encoding uncharacterized protein, giving the protein MEKKESWKICKRCKETYDPSSNTSSSCRFHPSFFVCRRHDDQKRYYELGPNDPPYAAKFYDCCGAEDPEASGCTTNFHVSYDDD